Proteins encoded together in one Hemiscyllium ocellatum isolate sHemOce1 chromosome 9, sHemOce1.pat.X.cur, whole genome shotgun sequence window:
- the cdkn2c gene encoding cyclin-dependent kinase 4 inhibitor C — protein METADGSDGDKLTSAAAKGDSKEVNNLLENGVKVGAINKFGRTALQVMQMGHTIIAKSLLKAGAKPNEQDHSGFTPAHDAAREGFLDTLITLVDFGANVNIENSEGNLPIHLAAQEGHTDVIIFLAKKSNLTHKNKKGQTPYELAQMYKKTEAVQWMEQNL, from the exons ATGGAAACAGCTGATGGATCAGACGGTGACAAATTAACAAGCGCCGCAGCCAAAGGAGACTCGAAAGAAGTCAACAATTTGCTAGAAAACGGGGTGAAAGTGGGTGCAATCAATAAGTTTGGCAGAACTGCACTTCAG GTGATGCAAATGGGTCATACTATAATAGCCAAGTCACTATTGAAAGCTGGAGCTAAACCAAATGAACAGGATCACAGTGGATTCACACCAGCTCATGATGCAGCTAGGGAAGGATTTCTGGACACTTTGATAACCTTAGTGGACTTTGGGGCAAACGTAAATATTGAAAATTCTGAGGGTAATTTGCCCATCCATCTTGCTGCACAGGAAGGTCACACCGATGTGattatatttttggccaaaaaatcaAACCTtacacacaaaaataaaaaggGACAAACTCCCTATGAGCTGGCTCAGATGTACAAAAAGACGGAGGCAGTGCAATGGATGGAACAAAATTTATAG